Proteins from a genomic interval of Conexivisphaerales archaeon:
- a CDS encoding Ig-like domain-containing protein: MNKDKSYIVVASIFLLLGLTSNTFIAFAWHSSLTTNLSATTVIVGNVVYDTATLSVSNGGNAQPTGTITFAVYSGTCNSNNKPTGNLVTTLPPVTVAHAGSYQSAGWDTTGQAPGNYVFVVSYSGGNGYPPATAMCEKLTLVNGSSVPEFPLGSLGMAFLFALSVPMLYIVRKRALRQDWPI; the protein is encoded by the coding sequence ATGAACAAAGACAAAAGCTACATTGTGGTAGCTAGTATCTTTCTTCTTTTAGGCCTTACTTCAAATACGTTCATAGCTTTTGCATGGCACTCAAGCCTGACTACCAATCTTTCTGCTACAACAGTCATCGTAGGAAATGTAGTATATGACACCGCTACCCTATCTGTTTCAAACGGTGGCAATGCTCAGCCTACAGGTACAATCACCTTTGCTGTCTATTCAGGAACCTGTAACTCAAACAATAAACCAACAGGCAACCTTGTAACAACTTTGCCTCCCGTTACTGTTGCTCACGCAGGTAGCTATCAGTCAGCAGGTTGGGATACCACAGGCCAAGCTCCAGGTAATTATGTGTTCGTCGTAAGCTATAGCGGAGGTAATGGCTATCCTCCAGCCACAGCTATGTGTGAGAAGTTAACGCTTGTAAATGGCTCAAGCGTTCCTGAATTCCCCCTCGGTTCACTAGGCATGGCGTTCCTGTTTGCCCTCAGTGTTCCCATGCTATACATAGTCAGGAAAAGGGCGTTAAGGCAAGACTGGCCTATTTGA